A genomic segment from Pseudorca crassidens isolate mPseCra1 chromosome 6, mPseCra1.hap1, whole genome shotgun sequence encodes:
- the RETREG2 gene encoding reticulophagy regulator 2 has protein sequence MASGGGGGAGNTGAGGGSGLGLSLGLGLSLGMGEATGEAEEEAATAEAVGRLATALWLRLRGWEAVLAAAQRLLVWEKPLHSLVTAAALNGLFWLLSSSSLRPFFLLSISLLAYFLLDLWQPRFLPDISASSPEEPHSDSEGAGSGARPHLLSVPELCRYLAESWLTFQIHLQELLQYKRQNPAQFCARVCSGCAVLAVLGHYVPGIMISYIVLLSILLWPLVVYHELIQRMYTRLEPLLMQLDYSMKAEADALHHKHDKRKRQGKNAPPGGDEPLAETESESEAELAGFSPVVDVKKTALALAITDSELSDEEASILESGGFSVSRATTPQLTDVSEDLDQQSLPSEPEEALSRELGEGEETDLAPPKDLLGSPQPLSRQDLDLEEEEDVASKETLLRLSSPLHFVNTHFNGAGSPTDGVMLSPGGPVETPSPEAVSGDLITPPSALSPLLCLAENDPAPTPSVLPPLPQDSPQPLPAPEEEEALTTEDFELLDQGELEQLNAELGLGPETFPEPADAPPLGPNTPSLVQSAQEAQAMAEP, from the exons ATGGCGagtggcggtggcggtggcgctGGTAACACCGGCGCAGGTGGGGGCTCGGGGCTGGGCCTGAGCCTCGGCCTGGGCCTGAGCCTAGGCATGGGTGAGGCCACCGGCGAGGCGGAGGAGGAGGCTGCCACGGCCGAGGCGGTGGGACGCCTGGCCACGGCTCTGTGGCTGCGGCTCCGCGGCTGGGAGGCGGTGCTGGCGGCAGCGCAGCGGCTGCTGGTGTGGGAGAAGCCGCTGCACAGCCTGGTCACGGCGGCCGCGCTCAACGGCCTCTTCTG GTTGCTGTCTTCTTCCTCCCTACGGCCCTTCTTCCTACTCAGCATCTCACTTTTGGCCTATTTTCTGTTGGATCTCTGGCAGCCTCGCTTCCTCCCTGACATCTCAG CATCATCCCCAGAGGAGCCACACTCTGACAG TGAGGGTGCGGGGTCAGGCGCCCGGCCGCACCTGCTGAGTGTGCCCGAGTTGTGCAGATACCTGGCTGAGAGCTGGCTCACCTTCCAGATTCACCTGCAGGAGCTGCTGCAGTACAAGAGGCAGAATCCAGCTCAG tTCTGTGCTCGCGTCTGCTCTGGCTGTGCTGTGCTGGCTGTGCTGGGACACTATGTTCCGGGGATTATGATTTCCTACATTGTCT TGCTGAGCATCCTGCTGTGGCCCCTGGTGGTTTATCATGAGCTGATCCAGAGGATGTACACTCGTCTGGAGCCCCTGCTCATGCAGCTGGACTACAGCATGAAGGCGGAAGCTGATGCCCTGCATCACAAACACGACAAGAGGA AGCGGCAGGGGAAGAATGCACCCCCCGGAGGTGATGAGCCACTGGCGGAGACAGAGAGTGAGAGCGAGGCAGAACTGGCTGGCTTCTCCCCAGTG GTGGATGTGAAGAAAACAGCCCTGGCTTTGGCCATTACAGACTCAGAGCTGTCAGATGAGGAGGCTTCTATTTTGGAAAGTGGTGGCTTCTCCGTATCCCGGGCGACGACTCCACAACTAACTGACGTGTCGGAGG ATTTGGACCAGCAGAGCCTGCCAAGTGAGCCAGAGGAGGCCCTGAGTCGggagctgggggaaggagaggagacagaCCTGGCCCCTCCCAAAGACCTGCTGGGCTCCCCTCAGCCCCTCTCAAGGCAAGACTTGGacttggaggaggaagaagatgtgGCATCCAAGGAAACCTTGCTTCGGCTCTCATCCCCCCTTCACTTTGTGAACACGCACTTCAATGGGGCGGGGTCTCCCACAGATGGAGTGATGCTCTCCCCTGGAGGACCAGTGGAGACACCGAGCCCAGAGGCAGTGAGTGGTGATCTCATCACTCCACCTAGCGCCCTGTCACCCCTACTTTGCCTTGCTGAAAATGACCCGGCCCCTACCCCCTCAGTACTCCCGCCTCTTCCCCAGGActcaccccagcccctgcctgcccccgAGGAAGAAGAGGCACTCACCACTGAGGACTTCGAATTGCTGGATCAGGGGGAGCTGGAGCAGCTGAATGCAGAGCTGGGGTTGGGGCCAGAGACATTCCCAGAGCCTGCTGATGCTCCCCCGCTAGGGCCCAATACCCCGTCTCTGGTACAGTCAGCCCAAGAGGCTCAGGCCATGGCAGAGCCATGA